A window of Chitinophagaceae bacterium genomic DNA:
TAATGCAACATTTGAAAATTATATAGGATTAGAGCAAGGTCTAAATGAAATGGCTTATCAAATGGTCGCTCATGTTCTTACGCTTGGCTATGCTGTTATGCTGGCAGGTCTTTTTTATTTTATCCTTACAATGAAATCAGTTTCCGTGAAATACAGGATTTCTTCTGTACTTTCAGTAGTTGTTATGGTTTCTGCTTTTTTACTACTTTATGCACAATCTCAAAACTGGACAAATAGCTTTGTTTTTGATGCTGAAAGGGGAAAGTATTTTCTTGGCGAGGGAACGGATTTGTTTAATAATGGCTATAGATATCTAAACTGGTTAATAGATGTTCCTATGTTATTATTCCAAATCTTGTTTGTGGTTTCACTTACAAAGTCCAAATTTTCCAGTATTCGGAATCAGTTTTGGTTTTCCGGAACGGGTATGATTATAACCGGTTACATTGGTCAGTTTTATGAAGTAACCAATATAGCTTCATTTGCAATATGGGGAGCAATCTCAACGGTGTTCTTTATTCACATTCTGATTTTGATGAGAAGAGTTATATCAGAAGGAAAAGAAGGGATTCCTGCTAAGGCTCAAAAAGTACTTGGCTCTATTTGGATTTTATTCCTTTTCGCATGGATGTTATATCCGGGCGCCTACCTGATGCCGCACTTATTAGGAATTGGTGCTGAAGCAGGTTTTTTTAACGAAACAGGTATAGTTGCACGCCAAATAACCTATACGATTGCAGATGTCTTGTCAAAAGTGGTTTATGGTGTCTTGCTGACAGTAGTTGCCCAAGTTCGTAGTCAGGAAGAAGGATATGTAGAAAAATAAGTAATTTTCTTCAAATTTTTATGCCCCCTGAAATGATATGTTAATATTACTTTCAGGGGGTTTTTAGTTTAAATGGTGTAAGGTTGACAAATAAAATCAATCCGTATAAAAACCAGATTATTCAAAAGTTTTCCCCTACTCTGCTAAATCTGTTTAATTTACAGCTAACTGAAAAGAATTATAGTTTAAAACTTAATAAAATCACAAATCATAACTTCAACTTATTGCTTTTCAACTCTTTAAACCTAAAATACACGGCTGATTATGTTATTTTAACCATATTTTTTCACTATTAAAAATGTAAAATATTAATCCTTAAATGTACATTAGATGCATAATTTTAATTAAAAGTAACCTTTACAATAAACTGATTTTTTTATAAAAGTAAACATGAAAAAGCACATTATAATTTTAAACTTAATTTTCATACTCTTAAGCTTTCAATCTAAAGCACAAGTATTACCAAACGTAATAGAAGATACTATAAATATCAACTGTGGTGAAACGGCTATTTTTGCAATAGATAATCCTGATCCACAACTAACATATATCTGGTATTCAGACCAAAACATGATTATAGGTTTTGGGGATAGCCTCATAACTCCCGGTCTTACGCAAAGTACCTCTTATTTTGTTAATTCTGTAAACACAGATGACGTACTTGATACTTTAACTTTTAATACTGCTAATGCTACCGGAGCAACAGGCCCTTCACAGTTACAGGCAGACAATGCATATAATGGCACCGGATTGCAAGGACAAGTCACTATTATAGGAGATGGAATTCAGCAATGGATAGTCCCTCAAACTGCCACCTATACTTTTGAAGCTTTTGGTGCTGAAGGAGGAAATTTTGTTGGCTATACTTTTGATAATCCCGGCAAGGGAGCTAAAATAAAAGGAGATTTTGATTTGGAAGAAGGTGACACAATCAGAATTCTGGTTGGACAGAAAGGAGGTCAGAATACTTCTTCATTCGCAGGACAAGGTGGCGGTGGCGGAACTTTTATTGTTAAAGTTGTTCCAAACTCAAGCTACCAAATGTTTGATGGTACATATGTAGAACCACTGCTTGTTGCAGGTGGTGGTGCGGGTGCCCCGAACAGTTCGGCAAGCTATCCGGTTGATGCCAGAACTGATACCAGAGGTGCAAATCATAGTTCTGTAGGAAACAATAATTCAAATAGTGCCGGAGGTGGAGGTAGCTTTGAAGTCGATGGTGGTGGGTTACTATCATTCAGAGGGAGAAGCTTTTTAAGTGGTGGATTAGGTGGTGATGGATCCTGGACATTTGGCGGCTTTGGCGGCGGTGGAGGCAAAGGGGGTTCATTTGGTGCTGCCGGTGGCGGCGGTGGTTTTGACGGAGGTGACTATGTTAATACCGGAGGTACAAACACTGCTAATGGAGGTGGATCTCTCAATGCCGGAGCTAATCAGCAAAATTCTGCCGGCTTTAATATGGGTAACGGATTCGTTAATGTCTATTTCAAAACAATTCCTGCATTTCAAACAGGTTTACCTCTATATGTTTCAATAACTGACCTAGATCCACCGATAGTTGCGGATCCCGATACGCTATTTTGCGAAGGCACTCTTATACTTACTGCCTCAGGAAGCAATGATATAGTTTGGTTTTATGATGCTGACGGACAGAGTATTGCAAGTACCGGTAATGAATTTGTAACACCGGTAATTACAGAACAAACCACTTATTGGGTTGCTACAACTTCACCAAATACTTCTTTTGCAGGTACCACCTTTGAGTTTACAAATGCGGGAACTACAGGACGTTTCGGACCCGGGCAGTCCGATGTTAATGCAGCTTATGCAGGTACAAGTTTAGATGGTCAGGTAAATGTTATAGATGGTATACAATTATGGGAAGTTCCTGTAACAGGAACATATAAAATTGAAGCATATGGAGCAGAAGGCGGGAATAATGGTGGTCTTGGAGCAAAAATGTCCGGTGAATTTCATCTGACTGCCGGTGAAATAATTCAAATTTTAGTTGGTCAGGGAGGTCAAAAGTCAATTTCATCATCTTGTTCAAATTGCGGCGGTGGTGGAGGTGGTACTTTCGTAGTACAAGAAGGAGCAACTGATGAAAGCGGTATATATGTCATTGCCGGTGGTGGTGGTGCCTGGGCAGGAGGAAGTGATTTAAGTCTCTTAGACGGCAAAATTACCACAGAAGGCAGTAACGGCAATCGTTCAACAGGTGTATATGCCGGAGGCATAAATGGAAATGGCGGAGAAGGACA
This region includes:
- a CDS encoding T9SS C-terminal target domain-containing protein, producing the protein MKKHIIILNLIFILLSFQSKAQVLPNVIEDTININCGETAIFAIDNPDPQLTYIWYSDQNMIIGFGDSLITPGLTQSTSYFVNSVNTDDVLDTLTFNTANATGATGPSQLQADNAYNGTGLQGQVTIIGDGIQQWIVPQTATYTFEAFGAEGGNFVGYTFDNPGKGAKIKGDFDLEEGDTIRILVGQKGGQNTSSFAGQGGGGGTFIVKVVPNSSYQMFDGTYVEPLLVAGGGAGAPNSSASYPVDARTDTRGANHSSVGNNNSNSAGGGGSFEVDGGGLLSFRGRSFLSGGLGGDGSWTFGGFGGGGGKGGSFGAAGGGGGFDGGDYVNTGGTNTANGGGSLNAGANQQNSAGFNMGNGFVNVYFKTIPAFQTGLPLYVSITDLDPPIVADPDTLFCEGTLILTASGSNDIVWFYDADGQSIASTGNEFVTPVITEQTTYWVATTSPNTSFAGTTFEFTNAGTTGRFGPGQSDVNAAYAGTSLDGQVNVIDGIQLWEVPVTGTYKIEAYGAEGGNNGGLGAKMSGEFHLTAGEIIQILVGQGGQKSISSSCSNCGGGGGGTFVVQEGATDESGIYVIAGGGGAWAGGSDLSLLDGKITTEGSNGNRSTGVYAGGINGNGGEGQQNTAGGGGGFYTDLVGEISGQRGGLSFLNGGTGGNGNNNANGGFGGGAGINSAVSSFRAGGGGGYSGGGAGFINNSTTSSAGGGGSINNGTNQDNEAGYQQGHGKVIITSIMPEGCYSELVPVVINFFELNEPSVSVPTPVCDDDVTLTASGSPAGYTWFSDMDGTDEIGTGSVFNTTLSAGSYTFYVAASSDSCMSPIVPVNFTVNEAPTVEFVLENTLLCDDDAAIVLSGENPSGGIFTGSGVSGNMFNPTTAGLGVHEITYTYLSTNGCSGEAYAEIEVERCTGIELSKENSTNINVFPTIFEHTLNVEFMHQYNNSFSYSLTLTDVTGRLILEKDIQFSAKDFSLQLNNLEGIAPGLYVLNIQGNEESISFKVLKSR
- a CDS encoding rhodopsin, which translates into the protein MMGKLGNATFENYIGLEQGLNEMAYQMVAHVLTLGYAVMLAGLFYFILTMKSVSVKYRISSVLSVVVMVSAFLLLYAQSQNWTNSFVFDAERGKYFLGEGTDLFNNGYRYLNWLIDVPMLLFQILFVVSLTKSKFSSIRNQFWFSGTGMIITGYIGQFYEVTNIASFAIWGAISTVFFIHILILMRRVISEGKEGIPAKAQKVLGSIWILFLFAWMLYPGAYLMPHLLGIGAEAGFFNETGIVARQITYTIADVLSKVVYGVLLTVVAQVRSQEEGYVEK